The nucleotide window GCGAGAATCCTAATATCCGAGCGGGGCTGAGGACCAACAGGCTCCCACCAAAAAAACTTCCTCTCCAGATCAGACAAAAACTCCTTGGGGAGGTCGCGGGTCGGTGAAGTTTCCATGGCAATAAGTTTAGCACGCGCCGCCAAACTAAGCCAGTCGGGGCCCAAGTGGAGCCGATGGTTCGGCCCTTACACCACCGGCTTCACGCCGGGCATCGCCGTCACCAGATCGCGGAACGCCGCGCCGCGGATTTCGAAGTTGCGGTACTGGTCGAACGAGGCGCAGGCCGGCGACAGCAGCACCACCGGATCGATGAGCCCCGACGCCTCCGCGTCTCGTGCGGCATTGGCAACCGCTACATCGAGTGTCTCCGAAATCTCGTGCGGCACGCGCTCTCCCAGAGTGTCCGCAAACTCCTGCGCGGCCTCGCCGATCAGATAGGCTTTTCGGATGCGCGGAAAGTATTCGGTGAGACCCGTGATGCCGCCCTGCTTCGGCTTGCCGCCGGCGATCCAGAAGATGTCGGCAAAGGACGACAGCGCATGCGCGGCGGCATCTGCGTTGGTGCCCTTGGAGTCATTGACGAACAGCACGTTGCCGCGGCGGCCGACCTGCTCCATGCGGTGCGCGAGACCCGGAAAGCTGCGCAGGCCGTTCTGCAACGTGTCGGTCGAAATGCCCATCGCCAGCGCGCAGGCCGAGGCGCAGGCCGCGTTCTGCGCGTTGTGCAGCCCGCGCAGCGAACCGATGCCGCCCAGCCTTGCAACCTCGTTGCGTGCGCCGCCGGATGCCTGCACGACGGTTTCGCGCTCGACATAGATGCCGTCGGGCAAAGGATCCTTCACAGATATCCGCACCACGCGCTTGCCTGCCTGGTCGAGCCGGTCGGCGATGTTGCGGCACCAGATATCGTCGACGCCGACGATGGAGGCGCCCTGCGGCTGCACGCCGGCGACGAGCCGCGCCTTCACCGCAGCATAGTTTTCCAGCGTGCCATGGCGATCGATGTGGTCTTCGCTGACATTGAGCAAAATGCCGACGGAGGGATCGAGCGAGGGCGCGAGATCGATCTGGTAGGATGACATCTCGACCACATGCACCCGTCCCATCCGCGGCGGCTCCAGCGAGAGGATCGCCGTCCCGATGTTGCCGCCCATCTGGGTGTCGTAGCCGGCGACCTTCATCAGATGCGCGATCAGCGCCGTCGTGGTCGACTTGCCGTTGGTGCCGGTGATGGCAACGAAGGGTGCGTCCGGCGCGTGACGGCGGCGCTCGCGGCAAAACAGTTCGATGTCGCCGATCACCTCACAGCCGGCCTGCCGCGCCATCAGCACGGACCAATGCGGCGCGGGATGCGTCAGCGGCGCCCCGGGCGTGAGGATCAGCGCCGAGAAATTCGACCACGATACCGCACGAAGATCGGCGGTGGTGAAACCGGCTTGCGCCGCCTTGGCGACATTGTCGGCGCTGTCGTCGCCCGCGATCACTTCCGCGCCGCCGGCTTTGAGCGCGTGGCAGCTCGCAAGGCCCGAACCGCCGAGGCCGAACACGGCGACCGTCTTGCCCGCGAATGACGTGACGGGAATCATGATGCCTCGACGGTCATTCCGGGGCGATGCGTCAGCATCGAACCCGGAATCTCGAGATTCCGGGTTCGTGCTTCGCACGCCCCGGAATGACAGCCGTAGAATTGCATGATTGTCACCGCAGCTTCAGCGTGGAGAGACCGGCGAGCGCCAGCATCACCGAGATGATCCAGAACCGGATCACGATCTGCGGCTCGGTCCAGCCCTTCTGCTCGAAATGATGATGCAGCGGCGCCATCCGGAACACGCGTTTGCCCGTCAGCTTGAACGAGGCCACCTGCACGATCACGGAGACGGCTTCCAGGACGAACAATCCGCCGATCACGGCGAGTACGATCTCGTGTTTCACCGCGACCGCAGTGGCGCCGAGCATACCGCCGAGCGCGAGCGATCCGGTATCGCCCATGAAGATCGAGGCCGGCGGTGCGTTGAACCAGAGGAAGCCGAGGCCGGCGCCAAGCACAGCGCCGCACAGCACCGCGAGCTCGCCGGTGCCGGCGACGTAGCGGATCTGCAGATAGTCGGAGAACACCGCGTTGCCGGTCAGATACGAGATCATGCCGAAACTGGCGGCAGCGATCATGACGGGCACGATCGCAAGCCCGTCGAGACCGTCGGTCAGGTTTACAGCGTTGCCGGCGCCGACGATGACGAAGGCGCCGAAGATCACGAAGAACCAGCCGAAATTGATCACCACATCCTTGAGGAAGGGTACCGCCAGCGACGTCGATGTCGCATCGCGGCCGAGCCGCACCAGCGCGTAGCAGGCCGCGATCGCAATCACCGCTTCGATCATAAGCCGCAACTTGCCGGCAAAGCCGCTATGGCTCTGTTTCGTCACCTTCAGATAGTCGTCATAAAATCCGACGAAGCCGAAGCCGAGCGTCACCGCCAGCACGATCCAGACATAGGGGTTGAGTGGGTTGGCCCACAGCAGCGTCGCCACCACGAGGCCCGAGAGGATCATCAGCCCGCCCATCGTCGGCGTGCCCTTCTTGGAAATCAGATGCGATTGCGGGCCGTCGGTGCGGATCGGCTGGCCCTTGCCCTGCCGGAGCCGCAAGTGATCGATGATCCAGGGCCCGAACAGGAACACGAACAGCGCGCCCGTCACCATCGCCCCGCCGGTGCGGAAGGTGATGTAGCGAAACACGTTGAAGAAGCCGCGGAAGATGCCAAAACCGGGAACGGTGTTGGAAAGCTCGATCAGCCAGTAAAACATTCAAAAGGCCCTATCACGCGGCTTGGTTGCGCCGTCTTTGGCGGGAAGCGCTCCGGGAACGCGTTCGTTCCGGGAACGCCTTGATAATCGTTTTCATCCTCAAACCAAGCAAATCTTGGTCACGCACGGGGTATTGACGAATCGCGTTTCGCGGAAGCAACGCACCCGCCGGGTGCGGACAGTTTACGCCTTTGCCTGCAAGGCGGCCAGCAGCCTGGGCACAAACTTGTTCACCCAGAACATCTTTTTGCTGCCCTTGACCACCACCACGTCCCCGTCCCGCAGCAGTGCGGCGATTTGTTGGGGATCGAGCGTGACCGGGTCTTCATGCCAGCCGAGCGCCCGCTCCGGCGGCACGAGGTCGTATAGGTGGCGCATCAGGGGGCCGACACAGTAGATGCCGTCGATATCAGGCAGGTCCTTCGCGAGTTTCTCGTGATAGGCGGGCGCATCCGCGCCCAATTCCAGCATGTCGCCGAGAATGGCAATGCGCCGGCCTGATTTCACCGGCCGCGCTTTCAGACTGCCGAGCGCGGCCACCATGCTGGCGGGGTTGCCGTTGAAACTGTCGTCGATCACGGTGACGCCATGAGCCGCCTGCTCCACGCCGCGGCCGGTCATGATGCCGACATCGCCGAGTTCCTTCGCCAGCGCCGCCGGATCGAGCCCCGCGGCATGGATCGATGCCAGCGCGGCCAACGCGTTCTGCAGACGATGCGGCGCACCAGGCGTCAGGCCGAATTCGATTGGCTTGCCGTTCACTTGCGCGGCGACGTCCCAGCTCTCGCCCCGGGCGGTATGCCTCAATGCGTGAATATCCGAATCTTCACCGAAGCGAACGACCTTGCCGTTCCATTCCGGCGCCTCGACATCATCAGGCAACACCAGCACGCCGTCCTTCGGCAAGCCTTGCGCGATACTAACCTTCTCGCGCCGGATCGCTTCCAGGCTGCCCAGCTTTTCCAGATGCACAGGCTGCACGTTCACGACCAGCGCGACGGTTGGCTTTGTCAGCTCGCTCAGCCGCGCGATCTCGCCGGTCTGGTTCATGCCCATCTCGACGACCCATACGCTCGCTCGCGGGCTGGCATTGCAGAGCGTCAGCGGCACGCCCCAAAAATTGTTAAAGCTGCTCGGGCTGGCATAGGCATTCGGATAGGCGGCGAGGAACTCCTTGGTACTGGTCTTGCCGGCACTGCCGGTCAGGCCGATTAGCGGCCCGGCAAACCGCGCCCGCGCCGCGCGCGCGAGCGCCCACAGGCCATCGATCAATGTATCCTTGACGATCAACTGCGGAACGCGGACGCCATCGATGGCGTGCGGGACGATCATCGCCGCCGCGCCGGCCGCCCCGGCCTTGTCGGCGAATTCCCAGCCGTCGCGCGCGCTGGCGAAACTGGAGATGAAGCCGCCGCTCGGCGTGCCGCTCAACGCCACGAACAGGCTTCCGGGCTTCACCAGGCGGCTGTCCTGGGTGACGAAATCAATCGGCGTGTCGGGGTATTCGCCTGATAGTCCCAGCGCGCGTGCAATCTCGGCAACCGTCCACAATGGTGTCGCGCTCATGCCAGCCTCGTTGCGAGCGCGGCGGCCACCGCCTCGTGATCGCTGAACGGCAAAACCTTGTCGCCGACGATCTGGCCGGTCTCGTGGCCCTTGCCGGCGATCAGCAGCGCATCGCCCGGCTGCAGCGCTGCGATCCCTGCCCTGATCGCCTCGGTGCGATCGCCGATTTCGGCTGCGCCCTTGGCCGCGGCCAGAATGGCGGCGCGGATCGCTGCCGGATTTTCGCTGCGCGGATTGTCGTCGGTGACGATGACCTGATCGGCATTCTCGGCCGCAATCGCGCCCATGATCGGGCGCTTGCCGGCGTCGCGGTCGCCGCCGGCGCCGAAGATGACGACGAGCTTGCGCTTTGCATAAGGCCGCAGCGCCTGCAACGCCTTCGCCAGCGCGTCCGGCTTGTGCGCGTAATCGACGAAGATCGGCGCGCCATTGTGTTCACCGACCCGCTCCAGCCGCCCCTTGGCGCCTTCGAGATGTTCGAGCGCGTCGAACACGGCCGCCGGCTCGCTGCCGGTGCCGATCGCGAGCCCGGCGGCGACCAGCGCGTTCTCGATCTGGAACTCGCCGACCAGCGGCAGCTTGACCGTGTAATTGCGCCCGCGGTGTTCGAGCGCGAGGTCTTGCGCGAATCCTTCGACGGTGACGCCAACCAGGCGGATGCCTTCACCGGCGCCATCGGCATTGCTACCGACGGCAATGACTCGCAAGCCGCGCGCCTGCGCTGCCTCGATCGCCTGCTGCGAACAATCATGATTGGCCGAAACCACGGCCGCGCCTTCGGGCGCGATCAGATCGCGGAACAACCGCAGCTTGGCGGCGAGGTAATGCGCCTCGTCCGGATGGTAATCCATGTGGTCGCGCGAAAGATTGGTGAAGCCACCGGCGGCGATGCGCACGCCGTCGAGCCGGAACTGGTCGAGCCCATGCGAGGAGGCCTCAAAGGCGAGATGCGTGACGCCATCGCCCGCGATCTCGTCGAGCTGCCTGTGCAGCGCGATCGGATCCGGCGTGGTCAGCGAGCCGTAGACCGTGCGTGTGGGCGACACCAGACCGATGGTGCCGATGCTCGCGGAAGCGTGGCCGAGCCGTTCCCAGATCTGCCGCGTGAACGCGGCCACCGAGGTCTTGCCGCTCGTACCCGTGACGGCTGCGATCGTTGCAGGCTGCTGCGGATAGAATCTCGCCGCCGCCAATGCCAGCGCGCGGCGCGGATTCGGCGTGACGACAAAGGGAACGCGGGCGTTCGAAGAGACGCGTTCGCCGGCTACCGCAACCGCGCCCGCCTTGACCGCGGATTCAATGAAGCGGGAGCCGTCGGTCTTGGTCCCCGCGAGCGCGAAGAACAGATCACCGGGCTTCACCGCTCGGCTGTCGACGCTAAGACCTTTCACTTCGACGGCTTCCGCCTGCGGTTCGATCGCAGCGTCATCGCTGAAGAGGTCGCGAAGTTTCATCTCGTTCCAGTCCGTCCCGGCGCAGTCTGGCGCGCGTGACAGTACGCCTTACTGGGTTGTCTTCGATGCCGCAAGAATAAGGCGGTCGGACGGCGGCAGGTCGAAGCGCGGCTCAATGCCCAGCAGCGGACCGATGCGGGCAATCACCTTGCCGCCGGTCGGTACCGCGTTCCAGCCCGAGGTGATGAAGCCATGGGTCTCCGGCAGCGCCTTCGGCTCGTCCAGCATGACCAAAAGCTGATACTGCGGATTGTCGGCCGGGATGATCGCGGTGAAGGAATTGAGCACCTGCTTCTTGGAATAGCGGCCGTTGACCACCTTTTCCGAGGTGCCGGTCTTGCCGCCGATGTAGTAGCCCTTCACGTCGGCCTTCTTGGCGGTTCCGATCTCGGCGTTCTGCCGCATCAGATACCGCATCTTGTCGGAGGTTTCGGTTCGGAGCACCTTCTTGGCGATGGCGCGCGCCTCCTCTTCCGACCGCTTGAGGAAGGTCGGGGGAATCAGAAGACCGCCATTGATGCAGGCGTTGATGCCCATCACGGCCTGCAACGGGGCCACCGCGATACCATGGCCGAACGACGCCGTGATGGTGTTGAGCTCGGTCCAGCGCTTCGGCACGATTGGCGAAGCGCTTTCTGGCAGTTCGGTGCGCAGCCGGTCCATCTGGCCGAGCTTTTTCAGGAATGCCTTGTGTGCCTCGACGCCTTGCGCCAAGGCGATCTTGGCCGCGCCGACGTTGGAGGAGAAGGTGAACACTTCCGACAGCGTGATCGGACGGCCGACCGGATGGGTGTCGTGAATGGTGAACTTGCCGAACTTCAGCGTCCCGCGCCCGTCATAGAGCGTGTTGAGGTTGGCCTTGCCGGAATCCAGCGCCATCGCCAGCGTCAGCGCCTTGAAGGTCGAGCCCATTTCGAACACGCCCGTGGTCAGGCGGTTAATGCGGTCGGGGTCGTGCGCCTCCTTCGGATTGTTCGGGTCGAAATCCGGCAGCGACACCAGGGCCACGATTTCGCCGGTCCGGACGTTGGAGACGAGGCCGGAAGCCGCCTTGGCCTTGTACTTCTCTTTCGCCTTCAGCAGCTCGTCCCGCAGCGCATGCTCGACGCGCAGATCGATCGACAGTTCCACCGGCTTCTGCAAGCGATCGGTGGCAAAGCCCGCGCGGTGCAGGTCGGCCAGACCGTTATTGTCCAGCCATTTCTCCATTCCGGCGATGCCCGCGTTGTCGATGTTGACCAGGCCGATCAAATGCGCGACGGCGGCGCCGGTCGGGTAGACGCGCTTGTTCTCGCGCAGGAAGCCGATGCCGGGAATGCCGAGTTTGTGAATGTCGTGCTGCTGTTTTGGCGTGATCTCGCGCTTCAGCCAGACAAAGCCCTTGCGTGACGACAGGCGCGTGCGCGCCTCCGCGATGTCGAGGTCCGGCAGGGCTGCGGTCAGCAGCTCGATGGCCTCGTCCTTGTCGATGATGCGCCTGGGCTCTCCGAACAGGCTCGGCGCCTTGACGTCGGTCGCCAGCACCTCGCCGTTGCGGTCGACGATGTCGGGCCGCGCGGTTGCAATCGCGTCCTGCGAGGCGGTGCGGCGCGCGCCGTGGCTGTCGGCGCCGATCGCGAACATCACCAGACGTCCGGCCAGCACCGCATAAATCGCCGCGAATAGCAGGATCGCAAGGCCCACACGGGCTCGCGCCTTGGCGGCACGGTCGACGTTACGCCCGTAGAGCAGGCTGCGGATCAACCGCTGCCGCCACGGCTCCGCAGGCCTCCTGGAGGTGGTAAGCGACCGGCCGGTCATTGCTGATCTCCCGGTGCGGGCACGGAGCCGGTTGTGGGCGGCGCCTCGGCGGCAGCCTCGATGGTGTTGATCATCGCGCCGATCGGATCGGGGGCGCCCGGCCGTGCAAAAGCCGGCGGCCGCTCCGGCAAGTTCTTCAACTGGTCATACTGCGTGGCGACCAGCGGCTTCAGGCCGAGATGACGCTCGGCAAGTCCCTGCAGCCGCGCCGGCGCATCGAGCTTGGCCCATTCGGCGCGCAGCGCCGCAATCGCATCGCGCTGCTCGCGGATCTCGGCATTCAGCCGCAGCACACGCTCGACGCG belongs to Bradyrhizobium icense and includes:
- a CDS encoding UDP-N-acetylmuramoyl-L-alanyl-D-glutamate--2,6-diaminopimelate ligase → MKLRDLFSDDAAIEPQAEAVEVKGLSVDSRAVKPGDLFFALAGTKTDGSRFIESAVKAGAVAVAGERVSSNARVPFVVTPNPRRALALAAARFYPQQPATIAAVTGTSGKTSVAAFTRQIWERLGHASASIGTIGLVSPTRTVYGSLTTPDPIALHRQLDEIAGDGVTHLAFEASSHGLDQFRLDGVRIAAGGFTNLSRDHMDYHPDEAHYLAAKLRLFRDLIAPEGAAVVSANHDCSQQAIEAAQARGLRVIAVGSNADGAGEGIRLVGVTVEGFAQDLALEHRGRNYTVKLPLVGEFQIENALVAAGLAIGTGSEPAAVFDALEHLEGAKGRLERVGEHNGAPIFVDYAHKPDALAKALQALRPYAKRKLVVIFGAGGDRDAGKRPIMGAIAAENADQVIVTDDNPRSENPAAIRAAILAAAKGAAEIGDRTEAIRAGIAALQPGDALLIAGKGHETGQIVGDKVLPFSDHEAVAAALATRLA
- the mraY gene encoding phospho-N-acetylmuramoyl-pentapeptide-transferase, translated to MFYWLIELSNTVPGFGIFRGFFNVFRYITFRTGGAMVTGALFVFLFGPWIIDHLRLRQGKGQPIRTDGPQSHLISKKGTPTMGGLMILSGLVVATLLWANPLNPYVWIVLAVTLGFGFVGFYDDYLKVTKQSHSGFAGKLRLMIEAVIAIAACYALVRLGRDATSTSLAVPFLKDVVINFGWFFVIFGAFVIVGAGNAVNLTDGLDGLAIVPVMIAAASFGMISYLTGNAVFSDYLQIRYVAGTGELAVLCGAVLGAGLGFLWFNAPPASIFMGDTGSLALGGMLGATAVAVKHEIVLAVIGGLFVLEAVSVIVQVASFKLTGKRVFRMAPLHHHFEQKGWTEPQIVIRFWIISVMLALAGLSTLKLR
- the ftsL gene encoding cell division protein FtsL is translated as MRIIHFLVIGVLVFAAAYVYRIKMESTARVERVLRLNAEIREQRDAIAALRAEWAKLDAPARLQGLAERHLGLKPLVATQYDQLKNLPERPPAFARPGAPDPIGAMINTIEAAAEAPPTTGSVPAPGDQQ
- a CDS encoding UDP-N-acetylmuramoyl-tripeptide--D-alanyl-D-alanine ligase, translated to MSATPLWTVAEIARALGLSGEYPDTPIDFVTQDSRLVKPGSLFVALSGTPSGGFISSFASARDGWEFADKAGAAGAAAMIVPHAIDGVRVPQLIVKDTLIDGLWALARAARARFAGPLIGLTGSAGKTSTKEFLAAYPNAYASPSSFNNFWGVPLTLCNASPRASVWVVEMGMNQTGEIARLSELTKPTVALVVNVQPVHLEKLGSLEAIRREKVSIAQGLPKDGVLVLPDDVEAPEWNGKVVRFGEDSDIHALRHTARGESWDVAAQVNGKPIEFGLTPGAPHRLQNALAALASIHAAGLDPAALAKELGDVGIMTGRGVEQAAHGVTVIDDSFNGNPASMVAALGSLKARPVKSGRRIAILGDMLELGADAPAYHEKLAKDLPDIDGIYCVGPLMRHLYDLVPPERALGWHEDPVTLDPQQIAALLRDGDVVVVKGSKKMFWVNKFVPRLLAALQAKA
- a CDS encoding peptidoglycan D,D-transpeptidase FtsI family protein; translation: MTGRSLTTSRRPAEPWRQRLIRSLLYGRNVDRAAKARARVGLAILLFAAIYAVLAGRLVMFAIGADSHGARRTASQDAIATARPDIVDRNGEVLATDVKAPSLFGEPRRIIDKDEAIELLTAALPDLDIAEARTRLSSRKGFVWLKREITPKQQHDIHKLGIPGIGFLRENKRVYPTGAAVAHLIGLVNIDNAGIAGMEKWLDNNGLADLHRAGFATDRLQKPVELSIDLRVEHALRDELLKAKEKYKAKAASGLVSNVRTGEIVALVSLPDFDPNNPKEAHDPDRINRLTTGVFEMGSTFKALTLAMALDSGKANLNTLYDGRGTLKFGKFTIHDTHPVGRPITLSEVFTFSSNVGAAKIALAQGVEAHKAFLKKLGQMDRLRTELPESASPIVPKRWTELNTITASFGHGIAVAPLQAVMGINACINGGLLIPPTFLKRSEEEARAIAKKVLRTETSDKMRYLMRQNAEIGTAKKADVKGYYIGGKTGTSEKVVNGRYSKKQVLNSFTAIIPADNPQYQLLVMLDEPKALPETHGFITSGWNAVPTGGKVIARIGPLLGIEPRFDLPPSDRLILAASKTTQ
- the murD gene encoding UDP-N-acetylmuramoyl-L-alanine--D-glutamate ligase; amino-acid sequence: MIPVTSFAGKTVAVFGLGGSGLASCHALKAGGAEVIAGDDSADNVAKAAQAGFTTADLRAVSWSNFSALILTPGAPLTHPAPHWSVLMARQAGCEVIGDIELFCRERRRHAPDAPFVAITGTNGKSTTTALIAHLMKVAGYDTQMGGNIGTAILSLEPPRMGRVHVVEMSSYQIDLAPSLDPSVGILLNVSEDHIDRHGTLENYAAVKARLVAGVQPQGASIVGVDDIWCRNIADRLDQAGKRVVRISVKDPLPDGIYVERETVVQASGGARNEVARLGGIGSLRGLHNAQNAACASACALAMGISTDTLQNGLRSFPGLAHRMEQVGRRGNVLFVNDSKGTNADAAAHALSSFADIFWIAGGKPKQGGITGLTEYFPRIRKAYLIGEAAQEFADTLGERVPHEISETLDVAVANAARDAEASGLIDPVVLLSPACASFDQYRNFEIRGAAFRDLVTAMPGVKPVV